In Arthrobacter alpinus, a single window of DNA contains:
- a CDS encoding CTP synthase, whose translation MIGSNSVVQRSNSRFSGQSKTTKHIFVTGGVASSLGKGLTASSLGHLLRARGLSVTMQKLDPYLNVDPGTMNPFQHGEVFVTDDGAETDLDIGHYERFLDENLEGSANVTTGQVYSTVIAKERRGEYLGDTVQVIPHITDEIKRRMRLPAEGENAPDVIITEIGGTVGDIESQPFMESARQVRQDVGRNNVFFAHVSLVPYIGPSQELKTKPTQHSVAALRSLGIQPDAIILRSDRVLPEAMMAKIGRACDVDVEAVIGCPDAPSIYDIPKTLHAQGLDSYIVRALGLSFKDVDWTKWDKLLEVVHNPAHHVEIALVGKYIDLPDAYLSVTEALRAGGFANAARVKIRWVPSDECATEAGAKKSLADVDAICVPGGFGIRGLEGKLGALKYARENQIPTLGLCLGLQTMVIEYARNVVGLEGASSSEFDDNPTYPVIATMEEQQDIVDGKGDLGGTMRLGLYPAVLTEGSVIAKTYGTTDVSERHRHRYEVNNKYRDQIAAAGLVFSGTSPDGKLVEFVELPASVHPYYVSTQAHPELSSRPTRPHPLFAGLVAAALARQNATRLLEV comes from the coding sequence ATGATAGGCTCGAATTCCGTGGTGCAACGATCAAATTCCCGGTTCAGTGGTCAGTCCAAGACGACCAAACACATCTTCGTCACCGGCGGTGTCGCGTCCTCGCTCGGTAAGGGTCTGACGGCTTCCAGCCTCGGTCACCTGCTGCGTGCACGCGGACTCTCGGTCACAATGCAAAAGCTTGATCCCTATCTCAACGTGGATCCAGGCACAATGAATCCCTTCCAGCACGGTGAAGTCTTCGTCACTGACGATGGCGCCGAAACCGACCTGGACATTGGCCACTACGAGCGCTTCCTCGACGAAAACTTGGAAGGCTCCGCCAACGTAACAACCGGCCAGGTTTACTCCACGGTTATCGCCAAGGAACGCCGCGGCGAATACTTGGGTGACACTGTGCAGGTCATCCCGCACATCACCGATGAAATCAAGCGCCGTATGCGTCTGCCCGCCGAGGGCGAGAACGCACCCGACGTCATCATCACCGAGATCGGTGGCACCGTAGGTGACATCGAATCCCAGCCCTTCATGGAGTCCGCACGCCAGGTGCGCCAAGACGTGGGCCGCAACAACGTGTTCTTCGCTCACGTTTCACTGGTTCCCTACATTGGCCCGTCCCAGGAACTGAAGACCAAGCCCACCCAGCACTCTGTTGCTGCGCTGCGCTCCTTGGGCATTCAGCCCGACGCCATCATCCTGCGTTCGGACAGGGTTCTTCCCGAGGCCATGATGGCCAAGATCGGCCGTGCCTGCGACGTTGATGTTGAAGCTGTCATCGGTTGCCCCGATGCACCGAGCATCTACGACATCCCCAAGACCCTGCATGCCCAGGGCCTGGACTCCTACATCGTGCGTGCACTGGGTCTGTCCTTCAAGGACGTTGACTGGACCAAGTGGGACAAGCTTCTCGAGGTTGTTCACAACCCGGCTCACCACGTTGAAATTGCTCTCGTTGGCAAGTACATCGACCTGCCCGATGCCTACCTCTCGGTTACCGAGGCTTTGCGAGCGGGCGGTTTCGCCAATGCTGCACGGGTCAAGATCCGTTGGGTTCCCTCGGACGAGTGTGCCACCGAAGCTGGTGCCAAGAAGTCATTGGCCGACGTTGACGCCATCTGTGTTCCTGGCGGGTTCGGCATTCGTGGGCTCGAAGGAAAACTCGGCGCCTTGAAGTACGCCCGCGAAAACCAGATCCCCACGCTTGGCCTGTGCCTTGGCCTGCAGACCATGGTCATCGAATACGCACGCAACGTGGTTGGTTTGGAAGGCGCCTCCTCCTCGGAGTTCGACGACAACCCCACCTACCCTGTCATCGCCACGATGGAAGAGCAGCAGGACATCGTTGACGGCAAGGGCGACCTTGGCGGAACCATGCGTCTTGGCCTGTACCCGGCCGTTCTTACCGAGGGCTCGGTTATAGCCAAGACCTACGGCACCACGGATGTTTCCGAACGTCACCGCCACCGTTACGAGGTGAACAACAAGTACCGCGATCAGATCGCCGCCGCGGGACTGGTGTTCTCGGGAACCTCACCTGACGGAAAGCTTGTTGAGTTCGTTGAGCTGCCGGCCAGCGTTCACCCGTACTACGTGTCCACTCAGGCACACCCGGAATTGAGCTCGCGCCCCACCCGGCCGCACCCGCTCTTTGCCGGACTGGTTGCTGCCGCCTTGGCACGCCAGAACGCAACCCGCCTGCTGGAGGTCTAA
- the recN gene encoding DNA repair protein RecN: MIEEIRIRDLGVISESTLPLGPGLSVVSGETGAGKTMVVTAVGLLLGNRADAGSVRNGAKSASAEATLTLPKGHTALLRAVEAGADIDEFDGGAQLILARTVNADGRSRAHVGGRSAPIGVLNELGEALVAVHGQSDQIRLKNPSAQRAALDKFAAEANKGFSAKLASYRGVFERWRTVQAELAQLRSESRERLREADSLTTALAEIDAVDPLPSEDELLKAQAVKLGNVEELRKATLGAHEALSAADYGDGVDAAGLVDTAKRLVESVADADEELTQTTKRLSEVGFLLADIARDLASYATSLDSDGPGRLAEVEDRRGELAVLVRKYAPSIDEVIEWADTARVRLNELSDDSGRIESLEAEEVAALAELGVLAAEVTSLRKKAADKLSKAVSAELKALAMPDAKLVIDINTAERSIHGEDEIAFLLAPHAGASPRPLGKGASGGELSRVMLALEVVLAAVDPVPTFVFDEVDSGVGGKAAVEIGRRLAMLAEHVQVLVVTHLPQVAAFADQHILVTKSSVSKNSTGITTSNVRLLSYEERVVELARMLAGQEDSATAQAHAKELLAQAVRPQR; encoded by the coding sequence ATGATCGAAGAAATCCGCATCCGGGATTTGGGTGTTATCTCCGAATCCACGCTTCCGCTGGGCCCTGGCCTGAGTGTCGTCAGCGGCGAAACCGGCGCCGGCAAGACCATGGTGGTCACCGCCGTCGGACTTTTGCTGGGTAACCGGGCAGACGCCGGGTCCGTTCGCAACGGTGCCAAGAGCGCGTCAGCGGAGGCAACGCTGACACTGCCGAAAGGCCACACGGCTCTCTTGAGAGCCGTGGAGGCCGGCGCGGATATTGATGAGTTCGACGGCGGAGCGCAGCTTATTCTGGCCCGCACCGTCAACGCCGATGGCCGCAGTCGGGCCCATGTGGGCGGACGCAGCGCTCCCATCGGAGTCCTCAATGAGCTGGGGGAGGCCCTGGTTGCTGTGCACGGGCAATCGGACCAAATCCGGCTCAAGAATCCTTCCGCCCAGCGTGCCGCCCTGGACAAGTTCGCGGCCGAGGCCAATAAGGGCTTTTCCGCGAAACTTGCCAGCTACCGCGGCGTTTTTGAGCGTTGGCGGACCGTGCAGGCTGAACTTGCCCAGTTGCGATCGGAAAGCCGGGAACGGTTGCGGGAGGCTGATTCGCTGACCACGGCGCTAGCCGAGATTGACGCAGTTGATCCACTGCCGTCCGAGGATGAGCTCCTCAAAGCCCAAGCCGTCAAGCTGGGAAACGTTGAGGAACTGCGCAAGGCAACCTTGGGTGCACATGAGGCACTAAGCGCCGCCGACTACGGTGACGGTGTGGACGCCGCCGGCCTTGTTGACACAGCAAAACGGTTGGTGGAAAGTGTTGCGGACGCCGATGAAGAGTTGACGCAGACCACCAAACGCCTCTCCGAGGTGGGCTTTCTTCTGGCCGATATCGCCAGAGACCTGGCCAGTTACGCAACCTCCCTGGACTCCGACGGTCCCGGGCGGTTGGCCGAGGTTGAAGATCGCCGCGGAGAGCTGGCCGTGCTGGTGCGCAAGTATGCCCCCAGTATCGATGAGGTCATCGAGTGGGCTGACACGGCCCGGGTGCGCCTGAACGAGTTGAGTGATGATTCCGGGCGGATCGAATCGCTCGAGGCCGAGGAAGTGGCCGCCCTGGCCGAGTTGGGGGTGTTGGCTGCCGAGGTTACCTCTCTGCGCAAGAAAGCCGCGGACAAGCTCTCGAAGGCCGTCAGTGCTGAACTAAAGGCCCTGGCCATGCCGGACGCCAAGCTGGTCATTGACATCAACACTGCAGAGCGCAGCATCCACGGCGAGGACGAGATCGCCTTCCTGCTGGCGCCTCATGCTGGGGCCTCACCGCGCCCGTTGGGCAAGGGTGCCTCCGGCGGCGAGCTCTCACGCGTGATGCTTGCGCTGGAAGTGGTCCTGGCGGCAGTGGACCCCGTCCCCACCTTTGTTTTCGATGAAGTTGACTCGGGTGTGGGCGGCAAGGCAGCCGTGGAAATCGGGCGGCGCTTGGCCATGCTCGCCGAACACGTGCAGGTTCTGGTGGTCACGCACCTGCCGCAGGTTGCCGCCTTTGCGGACCAGCACATCCTTGTGACCAAGAGTTCTGTGAGTAAAAACTCAACAGGAATAACCACCAGCAATGTGCGGCTTTTGAGCTACGAGGAACGCGTCGTAGAACTGGCCAGAATGCTGGCAGGACAGGAAGATTCGGCGACAGCACAGGCTCACGCCAAGGAATTGCTGGCCCAGGCGGTGCGTCCGCAGCGGTAG
- a CDS encoding TlyA family RNA methyltransferase, translating into MTRLDQELVNRGLARSRTVAATFIKAGRVTVAGNPTTKSALPVDADSVLEVLPGHEEDYVSRAGHKLAGALDHFSQITVAGKRCLDAGASTGGFTDVLLRRGAVSVAAVDVGHDQLVDSLRHDPRVEVHEGLNIRYMQPGDVGALADLTVCDLSFISLTKVMAPLTLATKPGGELLLMVKPQFEVGKDNLARTGVVSSENERRRAVALVAQSAVANGLSLDGIGTSSLPGQEGNVEYFLLATRVVSEPAHKIKGQGSMEEDDGAVDKLLAQLWP; encoded by the coding sequence ATGACCCGTCTTGATCAGGAACTCGTCAACCGAGGGCTGGCACGTTCACGCACGGTCGCGGCAACCTTCATCAAGGCCGGCCGCGTCACAGTTGCAGGCAACCCCACCACCAAGTCCGCCCTCCCCGTGGATGCCGACAGTGTTCTCGAGGTGCTTCCCGGACACGAAGAGGACTACGTCTCGCGCGCCGGGCACAAACTTGCCGGCGCACTTGACCACTTTTCCCAGATTACCGTGGCAGGAAAACGCTGCCTCGACGCCGGCGCCTCAACAGGCGGATTCACCGACGTATTGCTGCGCAGGGGAGCGGTCAGCGTTGCCGCCGTCGACGTGGGACACGACCAATTGGTGGATTCCCTGCGGCACGATCCGCGGGTAGAAGTCCACGAGGGCCTCAACATCCGTTATATGCAGCCCGGCGATGTGGGCGCTCTCGCCGACCTCACCGTCTGCGACCTTTCCTTTATTTCCCTGACCAAGGTCATGGCCCCGTTGACTCTTGCCACCAAGCCAGGCGGTGAACTGCTGCTCATGGTCAAACCGCAATTTGAGGTAGGCAAGGACAATTTGGCCCGGACCGGAGTTGTCAGTAGCGAGAATGAACGACGCCGGGCCGTCGCCCTGGTGGCGCAATCAGCCGTTGCCAACGGCCTCTCCTTGGACGGAATTGGGACCAGCTCCCTGCCTGGCCAGGAGGGAAACGTGGAGTATTTCCTGCTCGCCACGCGTGTCGTGTCAGAGCCTGCGCATAAGATCAAAGGGCAAGGCAGCATGGAAGAAGATGACGGTGCGGTGGATAAGCTCTTGGCCCAGCTCTGGCCATAA
- a CDS encoding NAD kinase, with product MTRRVLILAHTGREESMLAALEACVELHANNIVPVMYAEELADMTGYLGVSGVKMEILGRDVTLADIELVMVLGGDGTILRAAEIVREYDVPLLGVNLGHVGFLAESEREELIQTVAAVVQRKYSVEERMCLDVVVKVAGKVVAHTWALNEVALEKGNRERMIEVVTEVDGRPLTSFGCDGVVMATPTGSTAYAFSAGGPVVWPGVEALLMVPISAHALFAKPLVVSPSSTLAVEVLSRNGASGVIWCDGRRTVDLLPGSRIEVTRSSKPVNLARTQQSPFSERLVRKFELPVQGWRGPAEEVSPTPTTQLPIIKTPKPKTALEGPPAGPVPPVPDLTIPPQETTYSGTTAFYGEER from the coding sequence ATGACACGGCGCGTCTTGATTCTGGCCCACACAGGTCGTGAAGAATCGATGCTTGCAGCCCTCGAGGCGTGCGTTGAGCTTCATGCAAACAATATTGTCCCCGTCATGTACGCCGAGGAATTGGCTGATATGACAGGTTACTTGGGTGTCTCCGGCGTCAAAATGGAGATCCTTGGCCGGGATGTCACGCTGGCTGACATTGAGCTTGTCATGGTCCTTGGTGGTGATGGCACCATTCTGCGAGCCGCCGAAATTGTTCGCGAATATGATGTTCCGCTGCTGGGCGTGAACCTGGGCCACGTAGGCTTCTTGGCTGAAAGCGAACGCGAAGAGCTCATCCAAACGGTCGCGGCCGTGGTCCAGCGCAAGTACTCGGTTGAGGAACGCATGTGCCTGGATGTGGTGGTGAAAGTTGCCGGCAAGGTAGTGGCGCACACCTGGGCCTTGAATGAAGTTGCCCTGGAAAAAGGCAACCGCGAACGCATGATCGAGGTTGTTACCGAAGTCGATGGCCGACCCCTGACCTCCTTCGGCTGCGATGGCGTTGTCATGGCCACCCCCACAGGCTCCACTGCTTATGCCTTTTCTGCTGGTGGCCCCGTGGTGTGGCCCGGTGTTGAGGCTTTGCTCATGGTCCCCATCAGCGCGCACGCCCTTTTTGCCAAGCCGTTGGTGGTCTCACCATCCTCGACCTTGGCTGTGGAGGTTCTCAGCCGCAATGGCGCCTCCGGAGTGATTTGGTGCGACGGACGGCGCACGGTTGACCTGTTGCCAGGGTCTCGGATTGAGGTGACTCGCTCGAGCAAGCCGGTTAATTTGGCCAGGACGCAGCAGTCACCGTTCTCCGAACGGTTGGTGCGAAAATTTGAGCTCCCCGTGCAAGGCTGGCGGGGACCGGCGGAAGAGGTGTCTCCGACGCCAACCACCCAGCTGCCCATCATCAAGACGCCCAAACCCAAGACCGCACTTGAGGGACCTCCCGCAGGGCCCGTTCCACCCGTGCCCGATCTAACCATCCCGCCGCAAGAGACCACGTACTCCGGCACCACCGCCTTCTATGGGGAGGAGCGCTAA
- a CDS encoding NUDIX domain-containing protein, with translation MAGLGAPHPGQGSEIAHSSAVIADEESYRILHSQSTVYQGRIWDVVSDTFSLTNGSTPLTRDYIDHPGAVAVVVLNEQNQVLLLRQYRHPVQMNLWEIPAGLLDIEGEDFVVGAARELAEEADLVAAQWHVLTDFFNSPGSSSEAIRIYLARQISLVPEDQRHVRTEEEAEIQFAWVDLDEAAAAVLAGRIHNPSAVVGILAAAQASRSNFAELRPGNTAWPEHPANRQR, from the coding sequence GTGGCTGGCCTTGGCGCACCGCATCCCGGACAGGGATCCGAAATTGCTCATTCATCGGCCGTGATTGCCGATGAGGAAAGCTACCGGATTTTGCATTCGCAGTCCACGGTGTACCAAGGCCGCATCTGGGACGTCGTCTCAGACACTTTTTCGCTCACCAACGGCTCCACGCCACTGACCCGGGATTACATTGACCATCCCGGGGCAGTGGCGGTGGTTGTGCTCAATGAGCAAAATCAGGTACTCCTGCTGCGCCAGTACCGCCACCCTGTCCAAATGAACCTGTGGGAAATTCCCGCCGGCCTGCTGGACATTGAAGGCGAAGACTTTGTTGTAGGAGCCGCCCGCGAATTGGCTGAGGAAGCCGATCTCGTGGCCGCTCAATGGCATGTTTTGACGGACTTCTTCAATTCTCCGGGTTCGTCCAGTGAAGCCATCCGAATTTATTTGGCCCGCCAGATCTCCTTGGTTCCGGAAGACCAGCGTCATGTCCGCACCGAGGAGGAAGCCGAGATTCAGTTTGCCTGGGTCGACCTCGACGAGGCAGCCGCAGCGGTTTTGGCCGGACGCATTCACAACCCGTCCGCCGTCGTTGGCATTTTGGCAGCAGCCCAAGCCTCCCGCAGCAACTTCGCCGAGCTGCGCCCCGGCAACACCGCCTGGCCTGAACACCCGGCCAACCGCCAGCGGTGA